From the genome of Amycolatopsis sp. NBC_01488, one region includes:
- a CDS encoding endo alpha-1,4 polygalactosaminidase, with protein sequence MPTIIRSSMMSSSRVQFLAGAALAAVVVAGTACSASAAPAGTQAVALPPVKAGFDYQIGGAYAPANDVKVLSRDHTAQPAAGLYNICYVNAFQAQPGAEGEWNDLLLRDATGKVVVDEDWGEALLDLRTAGKRQRVAAKVNAWVDDCAAKGYQAIEPDNYDSFTRSNGLLSDSDAQAYIRLLSAHAHAKGLAIAQKNTSELAGQRQANGLDFAIAEECGQQKNCGEFTPAFGDHVIVIEYTDSGLRTACSRWGSLSIVRRDRDVVPKGEAGYVRKTC encoded by the coding sequence GTGCCCACCATCATCCGGAGTTCGATGATGTCCTCTTCCCGCGTTCAGTTCCTCGCCGGCGCCGCGCTGGCCGCCGTGGTGGTCGCCGGGACCGCGTGTTCCGCCTCCGCCGCACCGGCCGGCACGCAGGCCGTGGCACTCCCGCCCGTCAAAGCCGGCTTCGACTACCAGATCGGCGGTGCCTACGCCCCGGCGAACGACGTCAAGGTCCTCAGCCGCGACCACACCGCCCAGCCCGCCGCCGGGCTCTACAACATCTGCTACGTCAACGCTTTCCAGGCCCAGCCCGGCGCCGAAGGGGAGTGGAACGACCTCCTGCTCCGCGACGCCACCGGCAAGGTGGTCGTCGACGAGGACTGGGGCGAAGCCCTGCTCGACCTGCGCACCGCCGGCAAGCGCCAGCGCGTCGCCGCCAAGGTGAACGCCTGGGTCGACGACTGCGCGGCCAAGGGCTACCAGGCGATCGAACCCGACAACTACGACAGTTTCACGCGCTCCAACGGGCTTCTGTCCGACAGCGACGCCCAGGCCTACATCCGCCTGCTGTCCGCTCACGCCCACGCGAAGGGCCTGGCCATCGCCCAGAAGAACACCTCGGAACTGGCCGGGCAGCGCCAGGCGAACGGCCTCGACTTCGCCATCGCCGAAGAGTGCGGGCAGCAGAAGAACTGCGGGGAGTTCACGCCCGCGTTCGGCGACCACGTGATCGTCATCGAGTACACCGACAGCGGGCTCAGGACCGCGTGCAGCCGGTGGGGCTCGCTCAGCATCGTGCGCCGCGACCGCGACGTCGTCCCGAAGGGCGAAGCCGGCTACGTCCGCAAGACCTGCTGA
- a CDS encoding ATP-binding protein, with translation MTGEFVGRVREADLLAARLDEARSGRGRLVLITGEPGIGKTRLAQETVARAAAAGVPVAWGRASDDEGSPPYWIFRQIVSAGRQAAACPRRR, from the coding sequence ATGACAGGTGAGTTCGTCGGGCGGGTCCGCGAGGCCGATCTGCTCGCCGCCCGGCTCGACGAGGCGCGGTCCGGGCGCGGCCGGCTCGTCCTGATCACCGGGGAGCCGGGGATCGGCAAGACCCGGCTCGCGCAGGAGACGGTTGCGCGGGCCGCGGCGGCGGGCGTCCCGGTCGCCTGGGGCCGAGCCAGCGACGACGAGGGTAGTCCGCCGTACTGGATCTTCCGGCAGATCGTCAGCGCTGGGCGGCAGGCTGCCGCCTGCCCTCGCCGGAGGTGA
- a CDS encoding ATP-binding protein — protein sequence MPPALAGGDTTADSATARFEAFEAVADQLRGAAEPAGLLVVLDDLQWADAASLALLVHAARGMSRSRLLFVATYRDTETGGREALTSALAALAHEAEQTRVRLVGLPTADVQRQLELATGDAVSSDVAAVVSRRTGGNPFFVNELAPLLEGDTLPDGVLDTVRARLARLSGCCRELIATAAALGSEPVPPELAAVTDRPVEVVLGALDEAGAAGLLVRADGWRFRHDLIREAARVDLPTATRAGAHARMAAWLAARPDAAERATEIAHHWLASLPVGEPREAVEWAERAGDQALDRLAWEQAADRYRQALDVGAPLSAGDRGRLLLRQATALTRNGDIQPAAAILARAAEAAREAGDPHALGAVALAMEGLSDPWGEFRGDRLAAEALAQLPDEDSPMRARLLALLAGEAGFVGGVDPERVSGEALAMAERLGDTRVLRSALRSRQMARSGPDGVYERLELAERMYALGQSEQDDETTLWGWLWRFDGFMMLGRVDDAEATLTPMRLLTDRLRRPLARWQYLRAVAAVQASRGRFDDAIATVRECLRLTEGRTHDSMRGVSLFVLIIIDGLAGRGDLLTAEEFELFDRYTPAFASPIYALYLARRGDFERAGLIMRRSEGPDAFPQPALLPALATRAELAAMLGEPDIAADMAARLRPAADLFVTGGAGTVTNVGSVRTYLGIAQAACGRLDEAVREIRLGITANDTAGLAPYAALARFELAQVLARRRRPGDLEAAAALCATATASAAQLGMAPLRHRADEFAATLRGDAPAGLTPREAEVAGHVAQGLTNKQVAALMHISERTAESHVQHILAKLGLANRTQIAAWSAQRS from the coding sequence CTGCCGCCTGCCCTCGCCGGAGGTGACACGACGGCCGACTCGGCGACGGCTCGCTTCGAGGCGTTCGAAGCCGTCGCCGACCAGTTGCGCGGCGCCGCCGAGCCGGCCGGGCTGCTGGTGGTGCTCGACGATCTGCAGTGGGCCGACGCGGCGTCGCTGGCGCTGCTGGTGCACGCCGCGCGCGGGATGTCGCGGTCGAGGCTGCTGTTCGTGGCGACCTACCGGGACACCGAGACCGGCGGCCGCGAGGCGTTGACGTCGGCGCTGGCGGCGTTGGCCCACGAAGCGGAGCAGACGCGCGTCCGCCTGGTCGGGCTGCCGACCGCGGACGTCCAGCGCCAGCTCGAGCTCGCCACCGGCGACGCGGTGTCCTCGGACGTCGCCGCGGTCGTCAGCCGCCGCACCGGCGGCAACCCGTTCTTCGTGAACGAGCTGGCGCCGCTGCTCGAAGGTGACACGCTGCCGGACGGCGTGCTCGACACCGTCCGCGCGCGGCTGGCCCGGCTCAGCGGCTGCTGCCGGGAGCTGATCGCCACCGCCGCCGCGCTGGGGAGTGAACCGGTGCCGCCGGAGCTGGCCGCGGTGACCGACCGGCCGGTCGAGGTCGTGCTCGGCGCGCTCGACGAGGCCGGCGCCGCGGGCCTGCTCGTCCGCGCGGACGGGTGGCGTTTTCGCCACGACCTCATCCGCGAAGCAGCGCGGGTCGACCTGCCGACGGCGACCCGCGCCGGCGCGCACGCCCGGATGGCGGCCTGGCTGGCCGCTCGTCCCGATGCTGCCGAGCGGGCCACGGAAATCGCGCACCACTGGCTGGCGTCGCTGCCGGTCGGGGAGCCCCGCGAGGCCGTCGAATGGGCCGAGCGCGCGGGCGACCAGGCGCTGGACCGCCTCGCCTGGGAACAGGCGGCCGACCGCTACCGGCAGGCGCTGGACGTCGGCGCGCCGCTGTCGGCCGGCGACCGGGGACGGTTGCTGCTGCGGCAGGCCACCGCGTTGACCCGCAACGGCGACATCCAGCCCGCCGCAGCGATCCTCGCTCGGGCAGCGGAGGCTGCGCGCGAAGCCGGTGACCCCCATGCGCTCGGCGCGGTTGCCCTTGCCATGGAAGGACTTTCCGATCCGTGGGGCGAATTCCGCGGCGATCGGCTGGCGGCCGAGGCACTCGCCCAGCTGCCCGACGAGGACAGCCCGATGCGCGCCCGGCTGCTGGCGTTGCTGGCGGGTGAGGCCGGGTTCGTCGGCGGTGTCGACCCGGAACGCGTGTCGGGCGAGGCGCTCGCGATGGCGGAACGGCTCGGCGACACGCGGGTGCTCCGCTCGGCGCTGCGATCCCGGCAGATGGCGCGTTCGGGGCCGGACGGCGTGTACGAGCGGCTCGAGCTGGCCGAGCGGATGTACGCGCTCGGCCAGTCCGAACAGGACGACGAGACCACGCTGTGGGGCTGGCTCTGGCGGTTCGACGGGTTCATGATGCTCGGCCGGGTGGACGACGCGGAGGCGACGCTGACGCCGATGCGGCTGCTGACCGACCGGTTGCGGCGGCCGCTCGCCCGGTGGCAGTACCTGCGCGCCGTGGCCGCCGTCCAGGCGAGCCGGGGCCGGTTCGACGACGCCATCGCAACGGTCCGGGAGTGCTTGCGGCTGACCGAGGGCCGTACGCACGACTCGATGCGCGGCGTTTCGCTGTTCGTGCTGATCATCATCGACGGTCTTGCGGGCCGCGGCGACCTGCTCACCGCTGAGGAGTTCGAGTTGTTCGACCGCTACACGCCGGCCTTCGCCTCACCAATCTACGCGCTCTACCTGGCGCGGCGGGGGGATTTCGAGCGTGCCGGGCTGATCATGCGCCGCTCCGAGGGCCCCGACGCGTTTCCCCAGCCCGCGCTGCTGCCCGCGCTCGCGACCAGGGCCGAGCTGGCGGCGATGCTCGGCGAGCCGGACATCGCCGCGGACATGGCCGCCCGGCTGCGACCCGCCGCCGACCTGTTCGTCACCGGCGGCGCCGGGACCGTGACGAACGTCGGCTCGGTGCGAACCTACCTGGGGATCGCGCAGGCGGCGTGCGGGCGGCTCGACGAGGCCGTCCGCGAGATCCGGCTCGGTATCACCGCCAACGACACGGCCGGCCTGGCGCCGTACGCCGCCCTCGCCCGCTTCGAGCTGGCCCAGGTGCTGGCGCGCCGTCGTCGTCCCGGCGACCTCGAGGCGGCTGCCGCGTTGTGCGCGACGGCGACGGCGTCGGCCGCACAGCTCGGGATGGCGCCGCTGCGTCATCGTGCCGACGAGTTCGCGGCGACCCTCCGCGGCGACGCGCCCGCCGGGCTGACGCCGCGTGAAGCCGAGGTCGCCGGGCATGTCGCGCAGGGCCTGACGAACAAGCAGGTCGCGGCGTTGATGCACATTTCCGAGCGCACGGCCGAAAGCCACGTCCAGCACATCCTGGCCAAGCTGGGCCTGGCCAACCGCACCCAGATCGCCGCCTGGTCGGCCCAGCGCTCCTGA
- a CDS encoding chitosanase has product MGPASTGAGSGFRTEEKRHEQLFPHGEIRAGGSKNSGYPDAWRQAAGDQVFRDVQESERDRSYFDPAVSLAKQDGLRALGQFACYDAAVVHGYNGLQSIRSRALGRATPPAQGGDEAAYLNAFLDERVIEMKKEAAQRVWLQQGNFDLATRLRRHVYGQAFEIA; this is encoded by the coding sequence ATGGGCCCGGCGAGCACGGGCGCCGGGTCCGGTTTCCGAACAGAGGAGAAGCGACATGAGCAACTGTTCCCCCATGGCGAGATCCGGGCGGGTGGGTCGAAGAACTCCGGTTACCCCGACGCCTGGCGGCAGGCCGCGGGTGACCAGGTCTTCCGCGACGTCCAGGAGTCCGAACGGGACCGGAGCTATTTCGACCCGGCCGTTTCACTGGCCAAACAGGACGGTCTGCGAGCGCTGGGTCAGTTCGCCTGCTACGACGCTGCGGTGGTGCACGGGTACAACGGCCTCCAGTCGATCCGTTCCCGCGCGCTCGGGCGCGCCACCCCGCCGGCCCAGGGCGGCGACGAGGCCGCATATCTCAACGCTTTCCTCGACGAGCGCGTGATCGAGATGAAGAAGGAAGCCGCGCAACGCGTCTGGCTCCAGCAAGGCAACTTCGACCTCGCCACCCGGCTTCGCCGGCACGTTTACGGCCAGGCCTTCGAAATCGCGTGA
- a CDS encoding glycoside hydrolase family 9 protein: MRPKMSAPIAVVLGTALFAGCSATPEPPVTGFVRVDQVGYAPGETKHAYLFAQQDPGEVGFQVVDTAGQTVFSGAAGATTGAWNDSFTAVRVLDLSAVKTPGSYRVQVPGAPPSPPFRVAPAADLFGPIVASNVKFFQAQRDGAGFVRSGLRRGPAHLNDRHATVYRTPRYNEEGTELLDGQLAPDGGPVDVSGGWADAGDFLKFTHTAAYSVSALLLAQRDSRVGGADLAAETRHGMDWLDRMWDDDSGTLYAQVGIGAGNEAVRSDHDIWRLPETDELTDRPVFRAAEPGAPISPNLAGKVAAAFALAAQLDTGYGARRKLDKAAKLYAQADRRPDGELTTAFPHAFYPEDSWQDDLELAAAELALAGQALDDPRTGDWARDAGSWAAAYLASDTKGTLGVGDVSALAHADLIRLVDRGQPVADVSREDLLGDLTRQLDAGRDRAAKDPFRAGASYTEFDSVPHTFGLATTALLHARVTGTGTYAAFATGQRNWVLGANAWGSSFVIGAGTVYPHCPEHQAANLTGEPLAGAAVNGPNQAKKFAELNHFPTMRACAVPDFARFDGHGARYLDDVGAWQSVEPADDFTATGLLYFALASAG; the protein is encoded by the coding sequence ATGCGTCCCAAGATGTCCGCACCGATCGCCGTCGTGCTCGGCACCGCGCTCTTCGCCGGCTGCAGCGCCACTCCCGAACCGCCGGTCACCGGCTTCGTCCGGGTGGACCAGGTCGGCTACGCACCCGGGGAAACCAAGCACGCCTACCTGTTCGCTCAGCAGGACCCCGGCGAAGTCGGGTTCCAGGTCGTCGACACCGCCGGGCAGACGGTGTTCTCCGGTGCCGCGGGCGCGACGACCGGAGCCTGGAACGATTCCTTCACGGCAGTGCGGGTGCTGGACCTTTCGGCGGTGAAGACGCCCGGCAGCTATCGAGTCCAGGTACCCGGTGCTCCGCCGTCGCCGCCGTTCCGGGTGGCCCCGGCCGCCGACCTGTTCGGGCCCATCGTCGCGTCGAACGTCAAGTTCTTCCAAGCCCAGCGGGACGGCGCCGGCTTCGTCCGATCAGGCCTGCGGCGCGGACCGGCGCACCTGAACGACCGCCACGCGACGGTCTACCGGACGCCGCGCTACAACGAGGAAGGCACGGAACTGCTCGACGGGCAGCTGGCTCCGGACGGCGGCCCGGTCGACGTGTCCGGCGGCTGGGCCGACGCGGGGGACTTCCTGAAGTTCACGCACACCGCCGCGTACTCGGTCTCGGCTTTGTTGCTGGCGCAACGGGATTCACGCGTCGGCGGCGCCGATCTCGCCGCCGAGACCCGGCACGGCATGGACTGGCTGGACCGGATGTGGGACGACGACTCCGGCACGCTCTACGCCCAGGTCGGCATCGGGGCGGGGAACGAGGCCGTCCGCTCCGACCACGACATCTGGCGGCTTCCGGAGACCGACGAGCTCACCGACCGGCCGGTGTTCCGGGCCGCCGAGCCCGGAGCGCCGATCAGCCCGAACCTGGCCGGCAAGGTCGCGGCCGCGTTCGCCCTCGCCGCCCAGCTGGACACCGGCTACGGCGCGCGGCGCAAGCTCGACAAGGCCGCGAAGCTCTACGCCCAGGCGGATCGCCGGCCGGACGGCGAGCTGACCACCGCGTTCCCGCACGCCTTCTACCCGGAGGACTCCTGGCAGGACGACCTCGAACTCGCGGCGGCGGAACTCGCCTTGGCGGGCCAGGCACTCGATGATCCGCGCACCGGCGATTGGGCCCGCGACGCCGGAAGCTGGGCTGCCGCATACCTCGCGTCGGATACCAAAGGCACCCTTGGCGTGGGGGACGTCAGCGCACTCGCGCACGCGGACCTCATCCGCCTCGTCGACCGAGGACAGCCGGTCGCCGACGTCAGCCGTGAGGACCTGCTCGGTGACCTCACGCGCCAGCTCGACGCCGGCCGCGACCGCGCCGCCAAGGATCCTTTCCGCGCCGGAGCGAGCTACACGGAGTTCGACTCCGTCCCGCACACCTTCGGCCTCGCCACGACCGCGCTGCTCCACGCGCGCGTCACCGGCACCGGCACCTATGCCGCATTCGCCACCGGGCAGCGAAACTGGGTGCTCGGCGCGAACGCATGGGGCTCGTCGTTCGTCATCGGCGCCGGTACCGTCTACCCGCACTGCCCGGAACACCAGGCCGCCAACCTGACCGGCGAGCCCCTCGCCGGCGCCGCGGTGAACGGCCCGAACCAAGCGAAAAAGTTCGCCGAGCTCAACCATTTCCCGACGATGCGTGCCTGCGCCGTCCCGGACTTCGCCCGCTTCGACGGCCACGGTGCCCGCTACCTCGACGACGTCGGAGCCTGGCAGAGCGTCGAGCCCGCCGACGACTTCACCGCGACCGGACTGCTGTACTTCGCGCTTGCTTCGGCCGGATGA
- a CDS encoding ROK family transcriptional regulator, protein MITKPGRPGLLRTINDKAAFELLLARGALSRAQLVELTGLTHPTVTQVIGRLEASGLVLPAGVDGAGERGPNARLFVANPRSVHVAGVSVTPWRTAVAIVDATGVSVAEREVPAGSLTRLRPTIEAAAAQAGLRVADLHQVVIATPGAIHPRTGELGFAPHMTGWHLPDLPASLTAALGIDVALENDVNAAAIAEMRIGHAQGVDSFVLLWVSDGLGMAVVVDGRIRHGANGAAGEVSYLPVPGAPLSRDVGRGGHGGFQLTAGAAAVLELARAHGVGGESAAEAVGRAGPGPFLAELATRLATGLASVVSVLDPELIVLAGDVAEAGGGALLELIGADLAEIAVSRPRLELSAVPGDAVRTGALHAALAMAKSKLFPL, encoded by the coding sequence TTGATCACCAAACCGGGGCGTCCGGGGCTCTTGCGGACCATCAACGACAAGGCGGCGTTCGAGCTGCTGCTGGCGCGGGGCGCGCTGTCGAGGGCGCAACTCGTCGAGCTGACCGGGCTGACGCATCCGACCGTGACCCAGGTGATCGGCCGGCTGGAGGCGAGCGGTCTCGTGCTGCCGGCCGGTGTCGACGGGGCCGGGGAGCGGGGGCCGAACGCCAGGCTGTTCGTCGCGAACCCGCGCTCGGTGCATGTCGCGGGGGTCAGCGTGACGCCGTGGCGTACCGCGGTCGCCATCGTGGACGCGACCGGAGTCTCCGTGGCCGAACGCGAAGTCCCCGCAGGCTCCCTCACGCGGCTGCGTCCCACCATCGAAGCCGCTGCGGCCCAGGCGGGCCTCCGGGTCGCCGACCTGCACCAGGTGGTGATCGCGACGCCGGGTGCGATCCATCCGCGAACGGGTGAACTGGGGTTCGCGCCGCACATGACCGGGTGGCATCTGCCGGATCTGCCGGCCTCCCTGACCGCCGCGCTGGGGATCGACGTCGCCTTGGAGAACGACGTGAACGCGGCGGCGATCGCGGAGATGCGGATCGGTCACGCGCAGGGCGTCGACAGCTTCGTCCTGCTGTGGGTGTCCGACGGGCTGGGCATGGCCGTGGTGGTGGACGGCCGGATCCGCCATGGTGCCAACGGCGCCGCCGGTGAGGTCAGCTACCTGCCGGTGCCAGGCGCGCCGTTGTCCCGCGACGTCGGCCGGGGCGGGCACGGCGGCTTCCAGCTGACGGCCGGTGCCGCGGCGGTCCTGGAGCTTGCCCGGGCACACGGCGTCGGCGGGGAGTCGGCGGCCGAGGCCGTCGGCCGCGCCGGGCCCGGCCCGTTCCTTGCCGAACTCGCGACCAGGCTGGCCACGGGCCTGGCCTCGGTGGTGTCCGTGCTGGATCCCGAGCTGATCGTGCTCGCCGGGGACGTCGCCGAAGCCGGCGGCGGGGCACTGCTCGAGCTGATCGGGGCGGACCTGGCGGAGATCGCGGTGTCGCGGCCCCGCCTCGAGCTGAGCGCGGTACCGGGCGACGCGGTCCGCACCGGAGCGCTGCACGCCGCATTGGCCATGGCCAAGTCCAAGCTGTTCCCGCTGTGA
- a CDS encoding glycoside hydrolase family 16 protein produces the protein MNRLLRICGALMLFGAALTPVTPAIAAPAWIPVWQDDFDGEAGSPPDPGKWTAQIGGDGWGNQELEYYTASTRNAALNGEGQLAISALEEQPEGSTCWYGPCRYSSARLTTKDKFAQQYGKIEARMKVPSGKGMWPAFWMMGNDFDTAEWPNCGEIDVMENVASEPDTVYGTLHGPGYFDENGPGGSTRTPDGTPLSAAFHTYGVEWQPNSVSWFIDDTRYLTLTPANIPAGNRWVFDHPFFTLLNLAVGGTWPGSPDSSTAFPQQLLVDYVHVFSAA, from the coding sequence TTGAACCGTCTCTTGAGGATCTGCGGCGCCTTGATGCTCTTCGGAGCAGCGCTGACGCCGGTCACACCGGCCATCGCCGCGCCGGCGTGGATCCCGGTCTGGCAGGACGACTTCGACGGGGAAGCCGGCAGCCCGCCGGACCCGGGCAAGTGGACCGCCCAGATCGGCGGCGACGGCTGGGGCAACCAGGAACTGGAGTACTACACCGCCAGTACCCGCAATGCCGCGCTCAACGGTGAAGGTCAGCTGGCCATCTCCGCGCTCGAGGAACAGCCGGAAGGCTCTACGTGCTGGTACGGCCCGTGCCGGTACAGCTCGGCGCGGTTGACCACCAAGGACAAGTTCGCCCAGCAGTACGGCAAGATCGAAGCCAGGATGAAGGTGCCTTCGGGCAAGGGCATGTGGCCGGCCTTCTGGATGATGGGCAACGACTTCGACACCGCGGAATGGCCGAACTGCGGCGAGATCGACGTCATGGAGAATGTCGCCAGCGAGCCGGACACCGTGTACGGCACCCTCCACGGCCCCGGCTACTTCGACGAAAACGGCCCGGGCGGATCCACTCGCACCCCGGACGGCACCCCGCTCTCCGCGGCCTTCCACACCTACGGCGTCGAGTGGCAGCCGAACTCGGTGTCCTGGTTCATCGACGACACGCGCTACCTGACCTTGACGCCCGCCAACATCCCCGCCGGCAACCGCTGGGTCTTCGACCACCCGTTCTTCACGCTCCTGAACCTCGCGGTGGGCGGAACCTGGCCGGGCAGCCCCGACTCCTCGACCGCATTCCCGCAGCAGCTGCTCGTCGACTACGTCCACGTGTTCAGCGCCGCCTGA
- a CDS encoding SDR family NAD(P)-dependent oxidoreductase produces MATWFITGASRGLGAEIARTALAGGDTVAVAVRNPDRLPDDLKTAERVFPVALDVTDTAAIGPAVESVAERFGGIDVLVNNAGRGLLGALEEVSDAEARSLFDLNVFGLINMTRAVLPYLREAGGGKIVHIGSRSGFEGEPGVSRYSASKFAVAGISEALSVELAPFGIQSMVVEPGVFRTDFLDQSSLSVPANRIPAYDGTPAHSTLDWVGEANHTQLGDPVKGAALIHEVTGQDKLPAHLLLGGDAIDRWQVKVDHIADDIRPWQEKSVATAHLD; encoded by the coding sequence ATGGCCACCTGGTTCATCACCGGAGCGTCCCGCGGACTCGGCGCGGAGATCGCCCGCACGGCCTTGGCCGGCGGCGACACGGTCGCGGTCGCGGTGCGCAACCCGGACCGCCTGCCCGACGACCTCAAGACCGCCGAGCGGGTGTTCCCGGTCGCGCTGGACGTGACCGACACCGCCGCCATCGGCCCGGCCGTGGAGTCCGTGGCAGAGCGGTTCGGTGGCATCGACGTCCTGGTCAACAACGCCGGGCGAGGTCTGCTCGGCGCGCTGGAGGAGGTCAGCGACGCCGAGGCGCGGTCGCTGTTCGACCTGAACGTCTTCGGGCTGATCAACATGACTCGCGCGGTGCTGCCGTACCTGCGGGAAGCGGGCGGCGGCAAGATCGTCCACATCGGATCGCGCTCCGGCTTCGAGGGCGAGCCCGGCGTGAGCAGGTACAGCGCATCGAAGTTCGCGGTCGCCGGTATCAGCGAGGCATTGTCAGTGGAGCTGGCGCCCTTCGGGATCCAGAGCATGGTCGTCGAGCCGGGCGTGTTCCGCACCGACTTCCTCGACCAGAGCTCGCTGTCCGTCCCGGCGAACCGCATCCCGGCCTACGACGGCACCCCGGCACACTCCACATTGGACTGGGTCGGCGAAGCCAACCACACCCAACTGGGCGACCCGGTCAAGGGCGCGGCCCTCATCCACGAGGTCACCGGTCAGGACAAGCTGCCTGCCCACCTGTTGCTCGGCGGCGACGCCATCGACCGCTGGCAGGTCAAGGTGGACCACATCGCCGACGACATCAGGCCGTGGCAGGAGAAGTCGGTCGCCACCGCGCACCTGGACTGA
- a CDS encoding MmyB family transcriptional regulator, whose amino-acid sequence MDTTPRLPRQRVRPATRRLMEGLRAPAYLLGRRLDMLAGNRLAGALIADFPSVPRPERNQARFVFTDPHARELFADWPAAAGTTTALLHRYARRHHDDPELRELIGDLSIRSPEFAARWADTRQRTTEVTAYHHPLVGDLTLTCQTWREAGDPDQLLVVQTAEPGSSSEAALTLLAQLATR is encoded by the coding sequence ATGGACACCACACCGAGACTCCCCCGTCAGCGTGTGCGTCCGGCCACCCGCCGGCTCATGGAGGGCCTTCGCGCGCCGGCGTATCTGCTGGGCCGCCGGCTGGACATGCTGGCCGGCAACCGGCTCGCCGGCGCGCTCATCGCGGACTTTCCGTCCGTGCCCCGGCCGGAGCGCAACCAGGCCAGGTTCGTCTTCACCGACCCTCACGCCCGCGAGCTGTTCGCCGACTGGCCCGCCGCGGCGGGCACCACGACCGCGTTGCTGCACCGTTACGCGCGACGCCACCACGACGACCCCGAACTCCGAGAGCTGATCGGCGACCTGTCCATCCGCAGCCCCGAGTTCGCCGCCCGGTGGGCGGACACCCGGCAGCGCACGACCGAGGTCACCGCGTACCACCACCCGCTGGTCGGCGACCTCACCCTGACCTGCCAGACCTGGCGGGAAGCAGGCGACCCGGACCAGCTGCTGGTCGTGCAGACCGCCGAACCGGGGTCATCCTCCGAGGCTGCGCTGACCCTGCTGGCTCAGCTCGCCACCCGGTAG
- a CDS encoding SDR family oxidoreductase, which translates to MSQVITTTPLTGRVAVVTGASSGIGEATAERLAQLGAKVAVAARRQENLDALVARITEAGGTALAVALDVTDREAVREAAQRVERELGRVDLVVNNAGVQLISPIEDLKVDDWQRQIDLNVTGVMNVLGAFVPQLIASAADGGPADLITTSSIAATRVLEKFSVYSGTKAYISHFSRLARVELGRKMVRVSAVEPGMVDTELPDHVTDPDASKLMADLLNDIECLSPADVAETIAFIASVPRHVNLTEITILPTAQAV; encoded by the coding sequence ATGTCGCAGGTCATCACCACCACCCCGCTCACCGGCCGCGTCGCCGTCGTCACCGGCGCCAGCAGCGGCATCGGCGAGGCCACCGCGGAGCGGCTCGCCCAGCTCGGGGCCAAGGTCGCCGTCGCGGCCCGGCGCCAGGAAAACCTCGACGCGCTCGTGGCCCGGATCACCGAAGCCGGCGGCACCGCGCTGGCCGTTGCGCTCGACGTGACCGACCGCGAGGCCGTGCGCGAAGCGGCCCAGCGGGTCGAGCGGGAGCTGGGGCGCGTCGACCTCGTCGTCAACAACGCCGGCGTGCAGCTGATCTCGCCGATCGAAGACCTCAAGGTCGACGACTGGCAGCGCCAGATCGACCTGAACGTCACGGGCGTGATGAACGTTCTCGGCGCGTTCGTGCCCCAGCTGATCGCTTCCGCGGCCGACGGCGGCCCCGCCGACCTGATCACGACGTCCTCCATCGCGGCGACGCGCGTCCTGGAAAAGTTTTCCGTCTACTCGGGAACCAAGGCCTACATCAGCCACTTCTCCCGCCTCGCGCGGGTCGAGCTGGGCCGGAAGATGGTGCGGGTGTCGGCGGTCGAACCCGGCATGGTCGACACCGAGCTGCCCGACCACGTCACCGACCCCGACGCCAGCAAGCTGATGGCCGACCTGCTCAACGACATCGAGTGTCTCAGCCCCGCCGACGTCGCGGAGACGATCGCGTTCATCGCGTCGGTCCCGCGGCACGTCAACCTCACCGAAATCACCATCCTTCCGACGGCCCAGGCGGTCTGA